A genomic window from Glaciihabitans sp. INWT7 includes:
- a CDS encoding helix-turn-helix domain-containing protein — protein MEISSHPSSQPGLEPMIDVRTLAEYLGVPVSTVYDWRVNRKGPVGYRFGKHIMFAVADVRTWVEEQRESSPSGRASHGR, from the coding sequence ATGGAAATCTCCTCGCACCCGTCATCCCAGCCCGGGCTGGAGCCGATGATCGACGTCCGCACTCTCGCGGAGTACTTGGGCGTACCGGTGTCGACGGTGTACGACTGGCGGGTCAATCGGAAAGGCCCTGTGGGCTACCGGTTCGGGAAACACATCATGTTCGCCGTGGCAGATGTCAGGACGTGGGTCGAGGAGCAACGCGAGTCTTCCCCATCGGGACGTGCGTCGCACGGGAGGTGA